In Phoenix dactylifera cultivar Barhee BC4 chromosome 11, palm_55x_up_171113_PBpolish2nd_filt_p, whole genome shotgun sequence, the following are encoded in one genomic region:
- the LOC120112440 gene encoding E3 ubiquitin ligase PQT3-like — translation MGGRMMAGRGFGRGGLERRTPPAGYVCHRCKVPGNFIQHCPTNGDPSYDVKRVRPPTGIPKSMLMATPDGSYALPGGAVAVLKPNEDLSDLGIVGMNQGHGYLTR, via the exons GCCGAGGTGGGCTGGAGCGAAGGACACCTCCAGCAGGCTATGTTTGTCATAGATGCAAAGTGCCAG GTAATTTTATCCAGCACTGCCCCACAAATGGTGATCCAAGTTATGATGTTAAAAGGGTGAGACCCCCAACTGGCATTCCTAAATCAATGTTAATGGCAACTCCTGATGGTTCCTATGCATTGCCTGGTGGTGCTGTTGCTGTTCTTAAGCCAAATGA GGATCTGTCCGATTTAGGCATCGTGGGTATGAACCAGGGGCATGGATATTTGACCAGGTAA